The Daphnia carinata strain CSIRO-1 chromosome 1, CSIRO_AGI_Dcar_HiC_V3, whole genome shotgun sequence sequence ccgtCTCCGATAACttgttgaaattctttttattaattctttttttttttttttacattctcTGTTTCCTTTACATTCTCGAGTCTCGGATTCGTTCGCATCATTGACGAATTCCAAATTGGAATTTTTGGGCAGTATGCCAtcgtttcttcttgtttcgataataaatcaaaaattaccaatttaaaacaagaaaaccccATCCATTCTCGCTAATCGACTGGGCCGTCTTAGTGCTAATGATGGCAGTATCCtttttagttcattttttttttttatgaaggaaaaaaaaaacctgtctCTGTGGCTGGCCAGTCAAAAAGGGGTGGAGACCCAAACCCATTTTCAGGTGGGGAGGGTTTCTTTCcttaagaaaagaaagaaaaaaaaatagaaaggtgGGCATAACTAAGGCTCTTATCTCATAGCACCACCCGTGGCGATCCCACCTACCTCccacaatctttttttttttttccttttgaaaaagaaaaaaaaaaaaaaagaagaaaacattccaggtttaaactttttttcttttatctcgtATCCTGCGGCTACAgcatttcttttccccttcggatttgtttttttttttttacacacgaGCGTTGTAAGGTGTAGGGGAAGGAGATTCATCGCCGCAGGGTAGtcaggtgaaaaaaaaaatacaaaaattcaaagtgTACAACGCCATCTTTAAACCAGAATAAACCGGTTGGCGGTAgattagttgaaaaaaaaaaagactttcaggaaatggcaacaacaacaacaacaattcaaTTGTCTAGTTGGAACCGAGAGGATCGTTTCCGCAATGTTCATTGTAAAAGTTAGGCCCTAAAAACATTCAAGCGTGACTTTAGCCTACTGGAAAAGATGagccaccccccccccaccccactctcacatttgaaaaatgttttgttcaaACAGGGAGAAAAATAGTTAACCCCTCCAATGTCCCGCCACAATTCCTAGTTttgtatctaaaaaaaaaggagagaataAGGGATTGTAAAAACGAGTGTACTACCTGTCAGGTTTTAACCAAATGAGGGctgtaacacaaaaaaagggaaataaactCATCCGTACGTGTGGCGTCAAACGCACGatggaatttcttttgaattcaaaaatgaaatgacgtCGACCGCagaataaatttaaaacaaaaaaaaaaaaatttataccaAATTTGTTAGTGTAGAGTAGTTTGAAATACAAAcctctctccctcccctcacttcccccccccccccaaaaaaaaaaaaaattctttcttttgcgGTTAAGAAGTCGGTGATGCGAACGGTCAGTCGGTTATTTGGCTACACGTGAGTTGGCCCACTGAGAGTCTCTGCACACCTGTCTTTggtcaatttcttttccaaggtGAAGATTCCAGACATTCGGTTGCCTTTCAGACATTAGCCGGGAATGTTCGtgttgcaaaaaataaaaggaaaaagaaaccacagtgaaaaaaaaaaagaaaagaaaaaaagttggcCGGATCTGTCATGGCAAACATGGCGGCTCCAGCTAGACACACTCATGTgtatgtatatacacacacacacgccaacGTTCGTGAGACAGTGACCCCATTCACGTTGACCCTACCCCGTCTTCCGTTGGATGGATACGTTTTGTACGTTCTCTCCGACAGACGGCCATTTTGATGGCGTGTCACAAGTTGACTAACCAGTTGAGAATGATTCGTTATCTTGAACCACTCAAGTAGataccaaagaaaaaaacgggagaagggaatgaaaatattttaataaaaatggcgggagaatatgaaaatttattctttttttcgggccatctgtttttttttttgttgttgctaaaaacaaaaaagctaaGCTCGTTACGcgttcgattttgtttttttttttgaatggtttCCGTTTAGAGAGTAAAAACAGTAGAACTAGTACTGCTCCAACCTGTATTGTTACAAACGACCAAGTGGAAAAACTGGTTGatcctttttttcgttccagaCTCGATGgaatttgcttgtttttttttctttttcgataagcttgtttaagaaaaataaagaatcacGAAAAACTTTTTCTGAGTGGCCATTTCGGGACACGCAGACATCTCTGCTTGGGTGGTAATTTGATcaaagtggtttttttttttaaagcattaATGCGCTGCTCgtctttcaaaaattttcCAGAAATATCGAGATTTCATATTACTAGAACGTAATCTTTCCAGTGATGAAATCAGTTCCAATCTTCTCTGACaaagtagggaaaaaaaacaaggagcGTATCGGATATGACGGAATGATAAGACAATGACATGCCATTGGatcgataaatttttgttgttttgttagtcgaaaaggaaaaaaaggtgCATGAGAACTAATTCGGTGGTTTCCTCCATTTCCTTCCCGCCATCGAGAAAATTGTTCgaatgaaattcattttcagcCGCATACAttcaaccaaaataaaaataggttttttttggtttctcgACTTCACAACAGACAATGAGGCGCCCCCATGCGAGCGTGAGAAGGTCCACACGACTCAGCTACTCCCGTTGTAATGAGAGTTGTAATTCACTCGGGTCACAGTTAATTTGAAGGCTCATTTTTCCACCGAGATTCTCAAATCATTGGCAAAATAGACACGAAAACAAgctcaaaaagaaagaaaaaaaatggtagttCACCTGTTCCCAGTGATCTTCCAGGGACGTTTGTGCAGACAAGTATCCCGTGTCATGAACGACCTGCAACTCTCGGAAGATGTTACCACTCGGTAAGATATCCATTTTGAGGAAGATGTTCAAAAAGAAGTTTGTGTTTGTGTCTAATATATTCCACcagatgatgaatttttcttcaCTATTTCAAAAGCAGCGTGACGCTCAAATGTTGGATAAAAGAAACAGCTAGCAGGGGGTGAATCATACCAGCGATGACATCATCGACCGGAATCACGTTGCGCGCATGTTCCGCTCTCCTCACgtaaacaacttttttttttattactcgattctttttttttgcaccacAGACACTACTTTCCTTTTCGTCCAATGACTTTGTCGAAGGGGAAATGCTcgaaaactttaaaaaaaaaaggggggggggctcacGAGATCACAAAgcctgttcttcttttttttcccaaactaGTTTTCTTGGGGGGGAGaagtaaatttttgttttcaactaccaccttttttgtttcaaactgTTGCCCGCAGCACCTTACCCAACCGTCGTCACTCGTCTACACCGTCCGGTTGGGAATAATggcgggaaaagaaaaacaggaatcTTCAAGATGGCGACACACTCACTTAAAAAAAGGTGCACACAACAACACGATGCAaacaaacttttcttttgtttttactttttccccTCCAAACAAGAAcacgaaaaatttctcgtaaaaagaataaacaaactgTCGCTGTctagccacacacacacatatatatatatacgcacTTTATGGAATACACAAACACCGAGGTTAGAGCTGGCAGAGGGTAACTAATCAAAATATCCACTACTTTCTTTACGCGGCTTCACATCCACACGGGACTAACGTTTCGCGCCGACTGACGGAGCTGGGGGAGAGAATATTTAGAATGATGGCATGCCCAAGCACGTAGGTACTGTGTAGGTCTTAAAATGGTGTCCACCGGGTGTACTCCCACTTTCTGTGTACGGCGGTTGCCAGCGCCACCGCTTGCAGAGAATCCACCGCGTGGCGATACTCCGCCAGttcatttttctctatttGGGAGGGGAGTGAGGGAAAAGTTTTTCgagtttttgtattttttctttcacattgCCGTTCGTCTCTGTTTTCATCCAATTCGTCTCTTCCCCGTTCACCCTTCTCTTCATAGTCTTTCCCaaaggaaacatttttacgCGTgtgtgttgtctttttttttttttgtatacgtGCATGGGCTATTTGAATTCCATTTCGAAAAAGCACATAGGAACCTCGAGACGGGAGCACAAAGAATGTGAAACATTTCACGAATGAAGTGTTGTCTCTGTTCTTTTTGGGCAGAGCAAATGGTTTTCCCGTTGGCGTGGGTATGTTCAAACGTATGCAAACGCACTGGATGGACAGGACAAACAAAGCGAAAtgacaataataataaaaaaaggccagAGTGATGACGATGCTACGGGCATGCCATCTAGCGTTTGATCAATTCGCAATGTGTCATCGGTGTCATCATCAGTTGAACGTGCCAActgcaaaagagaaagaaacaagaaaggaATGAATGAAGTCATCGACCCATATTGTGCCATCAGTCGCAACGCTGTTGCTTACatacttttaaaatatttcttctttttcctcgagGCTTAGGATCTAAATGCGACAGTACGGAACCGGACGAGTCAAACAGGCAAAAAGGCGCCTTGGAATGTGCCTCGTGTTTGTCTTATCGGTACGGACGTGTTTATATTTATACAGTAAAGACTAATGTGTTGATCGTCTTTCACAAAAATACAGCGGCAGCACACATTAACCTCTTGCATCCCCCAATCAGGATATATAAATTACGAATAATGCCatattgatattttttttcaaaaccattaCAGCGAAATGCGAGAAGTTGTGAAATagttcaataaaaaaaatcttaaaatgaaaaaaaataaatagaagagAAGGTTTAGTCAAGTGTTTTCTCTGCTTGGTGCTTATAAGCAGCCAAGTGTTCCATGATAATCGATCGCTGTGAGAACTGAGAATTGCCGAGACCTTGCAGAGTTCTCACCACGCAtaagcacacacacactacaCGTTCGCACAGATCTTTACTGTGTGTAGACCATGTATATTCTACGAGACTTTATACTCGCATGTTCATCCGAGTATCGACATCAATATTTATACAGAAAGacgttaaaagaaaactttcaagTGGCAAGGAGGATTTATAGGGAAACTAAAGTGGCTGTGCTCAAAACGCATTGAAAAAGAATCTCAAATGCGCCGTGTGTATATCCAACAGCGAACGGGcttgttaacttttttctattcctttctctttttcttttacagccccttctcttttattttaactATTACACAGTCGTCTTCTTCCCCCACCTAAGAAAGACACAACTCGTTTGCTTTTTATGTTCATTCTGGTGGATATTGTTAGTATTTTTCTCAAAGTGTTTTCCAATCTTCATATTGTGATTTCTTCGCAACAAATGCAAATAACAGCGCTTTGTGCAGATGTAGCTTTTCATTGAACCCCACGGGCAAATATTCAAACATGCAAATGTCTTAAATGGTTAATTAAAACACGTAACCGAGAAggaaagtggaaaaaaaaaaaaataaaaaatacttacGTGCCTCTATCGCCATTCGTTTGCTGATGGTGGGTGGATGAAATCCTAGTCGCCAAGCATGAGATCATGGACCGAAAGGGAAAATCAGCATATTCGTGGGAGGAAGTTTCCATTCCCTTTACAGTAGGTaggaaatgtttgaaaaaaccGGCACTCCATCGGAAATCCTGCCGGTTATAATGACTACCTGTTTCCCTCTGAAAACCCATCAACCAAACAGGGAAAACAGGAATCGGCAATTTACTTTTCtttgcaatttaaaaatgtttttttggcCTCATTACTAATGCAAAACTGCTTAACACTAGCCACGTATCGGCTTCCCtagttgttaaaaaaaacaaacaaatggtCCTGTCctaagcaaaaagaaaaattgataaCAATCTAGAATCACGTCATCTGGCGTGGAATGCAAACTAAGCAATTTTCATCCCCTTACCTTAAAATTCCATGCAAGACAATTTCACGTGTGTAGAAAAACCACCTACGGCCATCAATGCCATCATACGGCTGAAGGCTCCATGACGTCACATCACACTCACGCGATCACCTGTTTACttgataaaaatgaaagatttgAATAAATGTAGGATGGAGTGTACGCTTTGTTGCGGGCCTGTAACACACAAAACATAAGACATTCACGCCATGACCAAACGAATAGCCAAAGTGAATGTATTTCGGGTATTGTATTATCTAAATCCATGACATGCTGTGTGACAAgaattcaatgtttttttcttcatgtaACAATTTCAAACGATGAGAGAGGGGTGTAGGAAAAAGATatagaagaggaagaaagtGGTGAACAGGGGAACTGATTGCGGATGAGCGAACGATAGTTGTTTGATTGCATTTGATGCGACAGTAACGACGTCAGAATGCTAGTGAGAATAGCAGTTGGCGTGTTGCAACATCCAATACACAGGGATCACTCATAATCGACAGGTTATTTTGCATTTACGACCCAATATCACCACTAGGGGACCTATTGACGACTATTACAGCTTAACGACTTCATTGCATTTGCAtcgaattcaatttttcattcgCAGTTACGCTTCCACCCAAGCACTTGGCCTCGAAAACAAATAGACAAGGAATGACTGTTACTCCAAAAATCCAATGGTAAATGGTGAATCACTTAATAAAATTAAGGATGATAATGAACCCAGCTGATTATTCCGGCAAATAGACACCAGGACAGAGTAAAGACAGAGACGGAAAATTGtagaaaaaccaacaaacaacAGGCACTTGAACAAATCCGGTTCCACCAATCAACTCAAGTTGCTCACCCTAATTCACCCAAGAACTAAAATAAAAGTGGGAAAGTATTTatgaagaggaaaaagtaAGACCAGAAggagaaggaaaacaaacaagcacCATCATTTTTCTCAGTGAAGAAAACGGGGAAGACAAGTTAACTTGGAGGGGGGGAGGAAGGGGAATAGAGTGTAGGCATGGTGTCAGGGAAACAGCAGCAGCGGTAAGctggatgcaaaaacaaatgctAGTAGGATAAATTGGAGGGTCAgttgaggaaagaaaagagaaaaataaacggAAAATAACTTGTTCACTTTTCTCTCTGTTGAAATGATAATTACAGTTGATACGGCCCTCCTTACACTTTTATAATTATTACAGAGGAAACCTCGATCTGATCGATGCCTGTTGGCGCTTCCCTTTGCGCGCTGAACCtcattttgtcttttgttctATAGGTTATTATGTCATTGTCCCAAAGACTGGATTGTGCCTACAAATACTTGGCCCATATTCTTCATATGCAGCTTTGGTATGACACACTTGATAAAACTCGGGCTGCAaaccacacacaaaaaaaaaaaaagaaaaaaaaaatggaaaaaagataGCACGGTTAAACTATTTCCTTTCTTGCGTAATTTAACGTTATCACATACCGTTGAAGCGAGCAGACTTCCGCCAAACCATACCGCATAGCGTTGCATGTGATGGGATACCACTTGAACATCTATAGGCTTCGGCTGTAAAccaagaacaaaaatattcaattacaACTATTACGCCAATCCTGGATGCGGGAACAACGTATCCCGTTCAACCAACCCATTCGACCACAAAAAATTGCTGCGACTCACCGTCAGTTTCCCTCCACTCAGCTGTTCACTGGTTTTGAGTCGTGCATCAACAACACGCTTGATATCTCGTTGCAGCCGTCGACCAAAATCTTTGAACATGGTCGATCCACCAGACAATACAATGTTCTTATACAATGGCCTTCTTACGTCAATAGGGCAGTTTTGAATCACTGTATCAACTATTTCTGATATAGGGGTAGTGAAATCGGGGTTGGCAAACTGTAAGGTGTGTTGTTGAAATGCAATGTAAGTCAATTAAAATGATCATTTTGATATCAATGATTTTGTATACCTCtggatgaaagaaaatttcaggTCCCAAGAATCGTTCATAGCCAACGTCAACGCCGAACGGCTGCTTCGTGATGGAATTCATTCCCTCAAACTTCTGCATCCACTTGTTTGGTTCAGCATCGTACTTGGCAAATTCTTTTGCGATATCTGGACAAATATAGCAGTATCGTTCCTTGACAGCTTTGGCTGTCTCAAGCGACTGCTCAGGTGGAATGCCAATTTCACGTTCACGTAAAAGTGATTGAATGAAATAGGTAATGTTGCGTCCAGCAATTGGGATGTGCTTTATGCAACTTCCAATAACATAGCCTTCAGCCTACAAAAGCAATTTGATAATGggttaaaccaaaaaaaataatgaaaagtAATACATTGCAAAGAAATTTAGCTTACCACTGGGATCACATGGGTAACTCCGTCACCACTGTCAATCACAATACCAGTTAAGGTTCTTTCACCTAATTGCCTAGAAGTCCATGAAGCTGCCAGAGCTAGGACTGCTTGGACGGCTATGTACAAGCCAGGAACATTAAAGGATTCAAACATAATCTCAGCAGTATATTCCCTATTCTCTGGGGTATTCAGAGGAGGCTCCGTAAGCAGAAAGTGGTGGTCTTCAGGTTCTGCTCTTAGATATTTAAATATGCTCTGTTCCAGAAACCGTTCCATGAGGTCCCAATCTTCTACAATGCCATGTCGCACTGGAtactgtaaaaaagaaatgattaactttatgaaatttttttaaaaatttggtCATTTAAAATTACAAAGCTGAATTGATAAAAGTTCACAAACAATAGCACGAAACTAGCCACTTGACACGATTTATCAGCCAAGTAAACAAACTTTGCTTCATTTGAGAGTTTACTTGTTAACACCAACAAAAGGATACTGGTTTTAAAAGCTTACTTTAACTGAATATCCTGCAGCTTCCAGTGCTTCATCACCAATAAAGAAGTCGAGATCTTCAATTCCTTTCCCTAACCTTCTCGCAGCTTGGTCACCAACTTTTGCTGTCTCTTTGATGGCTATAGCTGAAGGAATGATGTACTGAGGCTCTTTATTGCCAGCATATCCAAGTTTGGAATAcctacaaaaatttttacatacATATGTTTAAAGTGTTAACCACCTTTCCAGAGCAGAAACTGAGATGAGATTGCTTCCTGACAAGGCCAACCAAGTAAAACCTTACCCAGTCCCGATGTCGATCACACAAGCCGGTAATCTTCCGGTCATTTCACACAATTTCCTTAAAACTTTGAACACTGTTTCTGTTGGTTATCCCTTATTGTGATTAGACACTGAAATTGTCAAAGAAATTAGCTTAATTCGAAACACCGGCGAGCGTCTATGAGAGCGATGAGTGTTCAATCCCCACCCCTGGCAGTGTTTCTCAATGGCCACCAGGTGGCGAAAACACTTCCTATGACAGATAAGGATAttgaaaatacataaaagCCTGCATTAGGTTATCTTGTGGGTACGGGAATAAGATAATTAATACATGTATAAGGTCATTTTCTCAAGTAACTACGATGTAAAGAATAGGACATTGCAcggtacaaaaaatgaagtgcGGCAGATTTCACAATAAAGACATCTAGCGTGTTTAGTTTACACTTAGGAAAAAGCGCCCAACCAAACAACCATATAGCTATATGTGAAACAAGAACGGTTAAAacggtaataaaaaaattattttaagaaacaacaaaatcagTTTATGATTGCATGAGGAAATAATTTTCTAACCAGAATCCTCGTCCTCTCTAAAAGGACATCTTCCTACTTTTTCGACTGGGTTAAGTCAAGCCTGAATTTAAAGAAcagtttaaaaagaaaagcaatttttGCTTCCTGTCCTAGAAGGACGTTAAAATTGATTGATGGGCTACATAGTCCATTGTAACTGACTGGGCGATGCGGATTGCAACTAGACTCACTATCGTACACATCAACCGCCATATGCTAATTTATTCAAGGCGGTAAATTTACAGGGACGCATACATTTACATAAGACTACGTTTTGTGTTCTTACGTGACACGGCATTTCAGCAGAATTGAGACTGTCACATCCCAACACCTTGAAAAGTCTCTCTTCTAACAAACAGCCCTTTATATTACCTGGCATCGCTTTTTACTCCTTCGTCCGATTTGCCTCCAACCAAACAGTTTCGCTTCAAAGTTAGCACTGTGTACGTAATTATGTATCAGCGCATTATTTGCACATGGCTGCGCCAACGTTGCTCCGGGTGATTTAAATTTCGGTTTTCCTACAAGCAATAAAGcatattagtttttttttcttttttagaatttaGTTGACGTAAACAACCAGCattctttttgccttcttcCGAATGGTACACGATAGCACGAGGCCTTCGCCGATCAAAATATATTGTTAATTTGATATAAATAGAGCAACAACACAGCTAAATGCTATGAGAAATTTCTAACCTTAGGTGCTATAGCTttcccatcattttttttccttcctaaGAATGGGGAAAGTTTCCTGGAACtatgttaattttttaaagttaaaataGATAACTATTACTTGCCACTTAACTAGCTACGTTATGGGTAAATGACATTCCTTCTGTCAATAATTCATAACTTACTACGCAAAAATAGCTGTCACTTTACTATATGCCAACTAGACACCGTTAGGCTAAGTTGTAAAGACAAAGCTGCAGATTCTGCGTAGAAAAGGCTTACTGCCTCAGATAGCAGAAATACAATTTATGCAATAGTATAAGCTCTACCTTAGCTAGTGCGCTTCATCATATTACCTTTACGATGTACAATGAAGGTTATTGTTAACATCAAAAGACGTGGCTTATTTCCTTGTTACAATTTTACAGATTTTTTATGGATACCAGATTTTTTGTTCTGATTGAATTATTCATAATCGAATAGTCCAATGTATTGTCAAAGGTGGCCGACGTCGTTTGGTGTTTGAATATCCGTCAGTCTCATCAATCCGATCAATACTTAGTTCAGACTTCGCGCGTGCTCAGGTTTGTCCAACGAAACGTAACTCTTCAGCGAAAGCAAGACAAACCAAATATGGATGATAGAGGGTGAAGACTTTTGTGGAGGGGGATGGGGGGCACAggggtgaaaaagaaaagctgatgCGCGCGCATTACGTCCGATCCGACGCTTTCAATCCGGGCGAAGGTAGCCACCATCAAAAGCTTTCAGTTTTAACGACAAGCTTCGTCCGTCTGAACGTCTGTTTCCCTACTGGAGAGAAAACGTCAGCAATATCAGGTATGTCTACGtgattgaaaaatgttttagtttAAATATTATTCGGCATgtcaatttctatttttagaaCGCGAAAATGTGGAGCCCAGTGGtacattcaacaaaaaatgaaactggtCCCGTACCTCGGACACGCTTCAAACACGCCAGTTGTGTAGATCCCGTGAGACGAGTGGTATatcagtttcttttctttttgttttctttcttacaaTGTCTCAACAAACTCTTTTATATTCCATAGGTATACCTTCTTGGTGGGCGCTCTTCTAATATTCCTTTGAAGGATTTCTGGGTTATGGATCTCGGTGAGTTATATCGTCTCTTCTTTCAAAGCTTGCGATCTATTAAcataaatttgaatattgtGATGGTTTGGCAGACACTGGTATATGGACGTCACTTGGTTGCAAAGGAGCCCCGTTAAACGTTCAAGAGCATTCCATGGTCTACTGGAACGATTGTGTCTACGTATTTGGCGGGATCTTTGCACCGGTTGACGAGTGTCCATTGTGGACATACCAGATTCGTAAGACCCcgaatatttttttagatggaatattttttaatatccTGCGACATACCTTTTCATTTATTAGAATAACACTTGGAGCAAATGGCAGTCAAGCAAAAGCTGTGCTCCTATTTCCAGGAAAGGTCATACAGCTGTCGTCTATGAGGATCGTATGCTCGTTTATGGAGGATATCAAGATATGCGAGGATCACTCGGAGAACTATGGCAATTCTCTTTTGGTAAAATAATCATAGCTAAATATCCATTTAAAACCAACTTTACTGCATTTCTGGTGTTAGATACCTTTTCGTGGAAAATGATTCATGGCAATAAAGCATCTAAGTCATCTGAAGTGATTCCACCTGGAAGACACAGTCACACAGCCGTGGTTTTTGATCAAGCAATGTGGGTCTATGGTGGAATGACAGATTTGGTTGAAAGATCGGATTTGTGGAGACTAGACCTaggtaaatttatttttaggtaATTTTTCTTGCGTACCTTTAATAGTTTTGTTATCAATCATTGCATAGTTACCATGAGATGGAGTTCGGTCAAATGTAAGCCGTTGGGTCCAGGACCACTTCACGGACACTCGGCGGTGAGAGTCCGCTCTCACATGCTCGTAATGGGTGGCGAAAAGCAGGGCAACTTATCCGATGAAGTCTGGCGGTTTCACTTCAGTAATTAAATTACCTTTGAAATCATAGACATGTTAGCAAAACATACGAAGCCATAGACATTGATGTAAAATTCGCACTCAAATCTTTTTCAGCAACGGAAACCTGGGAACGTCTAGAGACCCGAAATCCCAGACCGACGGCGCGTACTCAGTTAACGACCGTCGCTCTAAATGGATCTTTCTTCGCCTCTAATGATGAACCAATCTATTTGGAAGAGCGCCCTACATCAACGGGACCTAATATTGAAGACAGCGTGCCTACCGAATGCTCAACTGTTATCAACGCCGCAAACAAGTCACGTCCTCTTTTCAGCCGAAATCACGGTTACCAGCCGGTCAGTAAAAAAGATGAGGAAATAGATTGCTCCAACCCCACGGCTTGGCTAACGAAAAGCAGCACGTACTCATTGCTCAGCAATGTGAGCACTGACAGTTTCATGTCAGAGCTAGAGGATAGAGCGCAAAACATGGTTAAACTAGACAACAATGTGTGCTCAACCCGCCGTCCAGGTCAAGCTCGAAGTGAGAGTGTTCAAAACTTTGCTTCTGTTCGCTCTTCAATCCCTCGTTCGCTGACAACGGTCCGCTTCAATCCGTTCGATCCTAACAAAGAAATAAGCCGCGTCCAGAGAGACGAAACTTTTGACATCACAACTTCTGATTACGCTAGCGAAATAGATGAGCCGTTCCCTACTGCATTCATCGGAATCTCGAACCCAGTTTACACAGAGTATTCTTCCTGTGTGGCAGACGATTTTCTGGAAGTAGAACATCGCAATTTTGCTCAGGCGTTGAATCCATCGCTCTTTTCTAAA is a genomic window containing:
- the LOC130691777 gene encoding actin-related protein 3; this translates as MTGRLPACVIDIGTGYSKLGYAGNKEPQYIIPSAIAIKETAKVGDQAARRLGKGIEDLDFFIGDEALEAAGYSVKYPVRHGIVEDWDLMERFLEQSIFKYLRAEPEDHHFLLTEPPLNTPENREYTAEIMFESFNVPGLYIAVQAVLALAASWTSRQLGERTLTGIVIDSGDGVTHVIPVAEGYVIGSCIKHIPIAGRNITYFIQSLLREREIGIPPEQSLETAKAVKERYCYICPDIAKEFAKYDAEPNKWMQKFEGMNSITKQPFGVDVGYERFLGPEIFFHPEFANPDFTTPISEIVDTVIQNCPIDVRRPLYKNIVLSGGSTMFKDFGRRLQRDIKRVVDARLKTSEQLSGGKLTPKPIDVQVVSHHMQRYAVWFGGSLLASTPEFYQVCHTKAAYEEYGPSICRHNPVFGTMT
- the LOC130691774 gene encoding RING finger protein B-like; its protein translation is MWSPVVHSTKNETGPVPRTRFKHASCVDPVRRVVYLLGGRSSNIPLKDFWVMDLDTGIWTSLGCKGAPLNVQEHSMVYWNDCVYVFGGIFAPVDECPLWTYQIQNNTWSKWQSSKSCAPISRKGHTAVVYEDRMLVYGGYQDMRGSLGELWQFSFDTFSWKMIHGNKASKSSEVIPPGRHSHTAVVFDQAMWVYGGMTDLVERSDLWRLDLVTMRWSSVKCKPLGPGPLHGHSAVRVRSHMLVMGGEKQGNLSDEVWRFHFTTETWERLETRNPRPTARTQLTTVALNGSFFASNDEPIYLEERPTSTGPNIEDSVPTECSTVINAANKSRPLFSRNHGYQPVSKKDEEIDCSNPTAWLTKSSTYSLLSNVSTDSFMSELEDRAQNMVKLDNNVCSTRRPGQARSESVQNFASVRSSIPRSLTTVRFNPFDPNKEISRVQRDETFDITTSDYASEIDEPFPTAFIGISNPVYTEYSSCVADDFLEVEHRNFAQALNPSLFSKNSRTTRLRNDVLNQLHRLHHIVNERRVQNTTFPNSSDNNSYTDTKHAVNSLAHNEEEWSILMLGGREPVQLTTFDRPLSIWMFRL